A genome region from Nocardia sp. NBC_00565 includes the following:
- a CDS encoding TetR/AcrR family transcriptional regulator, whose product MAERGRPRAFDREVALRRAMKVFWEHGYEGSSLSDLTSAMGINSPSLYAAFGGKEALFRAAVGLYGQTDGNYTARALREEPTARASIEAMLRDNAIAYTADDKPHGCMVVLAGSTYTTRSETIRDFLIEKRRETTEDIRERLNRGVAEGDLPPDADTAALAGFYTTILYGLSIRARDGASHAELTQSIDCAMATWPVSAVAH is encoded by the coding sequence ATGGCCGAACGCGGACGTCCCCGCGCATTCGACCGCGAGGTCGCGCTGCGCCGTGCCATGAAAGTGTTCTGGGAGCACGGCTACGAGGGCTCGTCGCTGAGCGACCTCACCTCGGCGATGGGCATCAACTCACCGAGCCTGTACGCCGCCTTCGGCGGCAAGGAAGCGCTGTTTCGCGCGGCCGTCGGCCTCTACGGCCAGACCGACGGCAACTACACCGCCCGCGCGCTGCGAGAGGAACCCACCGCCCGCGCCAGTATCGAAGCGATGTTGCGCGACAACGCCATCGCCTACACCGCCGACGACAAACCCCACGGCTGCATGGTCGTCCTGGCCGGCTCCACCTACACCACCCGCAGCGAAACCATCCGCGACTTCCTGATCGAAAAGCGCCGCGAAACAACCGAAGATATCCGCGAACGCCTGAATCGCGGTGTCGCGGAAGGTGATCTGCCGCCGGACGCCGACACCGCCGCGCTGGCCGGTTTCTACACCACGATCCTGTACGGCCTGTCGATCCGAGCCCGCGACGGCGCGTCCCACGCCGAACTCACCCAGTCGATCGACTGTGCCATGGCCACGTGGCCCGTGTCGGCCGTTGCCCACTGA
- a CDS encoding DEAD/DEAH box helicase, giving the protein MKYLSTKPRDFLAVATPGAGKTTFALRVAAELLADRTVDQITVVAPTEHLKHQWSQSAARAGIQLDSRFSNATGGTSGDYHGVVVTYAQIASHPTRHRVRTERRRTLVILDEIHHAGDAKSWGEATAEAFGDATRRLALTGTPFRSDDSQIPFITYEPDEAGFPRSRADHAYGYAEALADGVVRPVVFLAYSGEAHWRDSAGEEYSARLGEPLSAEHTARAWRTALDPAGDWMSKVLVAADTRLRQLRATGMPDAGGLVIATDQERARDYAELLEHISGERPAVVLSDDPSSSDRIAEFGNNTQPWMVAVRMVSEGVDVPRLAVGVYATSASTPLYFAQAIGRFVRARKPGETASVFLPSVPVLLDLAAQLELQRDHVIGKPHREQNGLEDELLIDANKQKDEPGEDERPFVALAADAELDQVIYDGSSFGTATFAGSAEEADYLGIPGLLDADQMRALLRDRQSRQLADRGEAAAADSSPQIASAAERVATADKLGELRRELNSLVAMHHHRTGKPHGVIHGELRRECGGPPTALATADQLGERIAALRQK; this is encoded by the coding sequence ATGAAGTATCTGTCCACCAAGCCGAGGGATTTCCTCGCGGTAGCGACGCCGGGTGCCGGTAAGACCACCTTCGCACTGCGGGTCGCGGCCGAATTGCTGGCCGATCGCACCGTCGACCAGATCACCGTGGTCGCCCCGACCGAGCATCTCAAGCACCAGTGGTCCCAATCCGCGGCCCGCGCCGGCATTCAGCTGGACTCACGCTTCTCTAATGCGACCGGTGGAACCTCCGGCGACTATCACGGTGTCGTGGTCACCTATGCGCAGATCGCTTCGCATCCGACGCGACACCGGGTTCGCACCGAAAGACGCAGGACGCTGGTGATTCTCGACGAGATCCACCACGCGGGCGATGCCAAGTCCTGGGGTGAGGCGACCGCCGAGGCGTTCGGCGACGCGACCCGGCGCCTGGCGCTGACCGGCACCCCGTTCCGCAGCGACGACAGCCAGATCCCGTTCATCACCTACGAGCCCGATGAAGCGGGTTTCCCGCGCTCGCGCGCCGACCACGCCTACGGCTACGCGGAGGCGCTGGCCGACGGCGTGGTTCGGCCGGTGGTCTTCCTGGCGTACTCCGGTGAGGCGCACTGGCGCGACAGCGCTGGCGAGGAGTACTCGGCCCGCCTCGGTGAGCCGCTCAGCGCCGAACACACCGCTCGGGCCTGGCGCACCGCGCTGGATCCGGCGGGGGACTGGATGTCGAAGGTGCTGGTCGCCGCGGACACCCGGCTGCGTCAGTTGCGCGCGACCGGCATGCCCGACGCCGGGGGTCTGGTGATCGCCACCGATCAGGAGCGGGCTCGCGATTATGCCGAACTGCTGGAGCACATTTCGGGTGAGAGACCCGCGGTGGTGCTCTCCGATGATCCGTCCTCCTCGGATCGGATCGCGGAGTTCGGCAACAACACCCAGCCGTGGATGGTCGCGGTGCGCATGGTGTCCGAGGGCGTCGACGTGCCGCGGCTCGCGGTCGGCGTCTACGCCACGAGTGCGTCGACACCGTTGTACTTCGCACAGGCCATCGGCCGGTTCGTGCGTGCGCGCAAACCCGGCGAGACCGCGAGTGTGTTCCTGCCGTCGGTGCCGGTCCTGCTCGATCTGGCCGCGCAACTGGAACTGCAGCGCGATCACGTCATCGGTAAGCCGCATCGGGAGCAGAACGGCCTCGAAGACGAACTGCTGATCGACGCGAACAAGCAGAAGGACGAGCCGGGTGAGGACGAGCGGCCCTTCGTCGCGCTCGCCGCCGATGCCGAGCTCGATCAGGTGATCTACGACGGATCCTCGTTCGGCACCGCGACTTTCGCAGGCAGTGCCGAGGAGGCGGATTATCTCGGGATTCCGGGTCTGCTGGACGCGGATCAGATGCGTGCGCTGTTGCGCGATCGGCAGTCGCGGCAGTTGGCCGACCGTGGCGAGGCCGCGGCAGCCGACTCGTCGCCGCAGATCGCCTCGGCCGCCGAACGGGTCGCGACCGCGGACAAGCTCGGTGAGCTGCGTCGTGAGCTCAACAGCCTCGTCGCCATGCATCACCATCGGACCGGTAAGCCGCACGGCGTGATCCACGGTGAGTTACGCCGCGAATGCGGTGGTCCGCCAACGGCATTGGCGACGGCCGATCAGTTGGGCGAGCGGATCGCGGCGTTGCGTCAGAAGTAG
- a CDS encoding YihY/virulence factor BrkB family protein, with translation MRDAVVTMTDDSARPRDTPGTGDQPIHSGGGGAEPTAASYAHAAAAGLAHAARQGGKLVLRVAVKSWNDSIFAKSAAAAFWQTMSLAPLLLGVLGSLGYVGEWFGPDTVEIVEQKIIAFSRDLFSTNVVSDLIEPTVTDVLGRGRAAFVSVGFVLSLWAGSSAMSTFVDSIVEAHGQKDARHPVWQRIFALLLYVLFLVVAVFLLPLIALGPTLIGRVLPDSWREPGLRLIDSFYYPGVGLLLIIGLTTLYKLALHKSLPWHRLFGGALVAGVFFMAASEGLRRYLTWVTKTGVSYGALATPIAFLLFTFFLGFAVILGAEFNAAVQEFWPARSTRIDQVKEWLSNQLGGDASDDSDTDSTTDPAPDPAVTPDRAPTPQAGADSPNLAAPSKRSPGAAQAASTQRNPRTHVEFRGR, from the coding sequence ATGCGAGATGCTGTAGTCACCATGACCGACGACAGTGCCCGACCGCGCGACACCCCAGGGACCGGCGACCAGCCGATCCACAGCGGTGGTGGCGGCGCGGAACCCACCGCGGCGAGTTACGCGCACGCGGCCGCCGCGGGGCTGGCGCACGCCGCGCGACAGGGCGGCAAACTCGTCCTGCGGGTGGCGGTGAAGTCATGGAACGACTCGATTTTCGCCAAGTCCGCGGCCGCGGCGTTCTGGCAGACGATGTCGCTGGCGCCGCTGCTGCTCGGGGTGCTCGGTAGCCTCGGTTACGTCGGGGAATGGTTCGGACCCGACACGGTGGAGATCGTCGAGCAGAAGATCATCGCGTTCAGCCGGGACCTGTTCAGTACGAACGTGGTGAGCGATCTGATCGAACCGACCGTCACCGATGTACTCGGCCGCGGCCGTGCCGCCTTCGTGTCGGTGGGTTTCGTGCTGTCACTGTGGGCCGGATCCTCGGCGATGTCGACCTTCGTCGATTCGATCGTCGAGGCGCACGGCCAGAAGGATGCGCGGCATCCGGTGTGGCAGCGGATCTTCGCGCTGCTGCTGTATGTGCTGTTCCTGGTGGTCGCGGTATTCCTGCTGCCGCTGATCGCGCTCGGTCCGACGCTGATCGGCCGGGTGCTGCCGGATTCGTGGCGCGAACCGGGACTGCGGCTGATCGACTCGTTCTACTACCCGGGTGTGGGCCTGCTGCTGATCATCGGGCTCACCACGCTCTACAAGCTGGCGCTGCACAAATCGCTGCCATGGCACCGGTTGTTCGGCGGGGCGCTCGTCGCGGGCGTGTTCTTCATGGCCGCCAGCGAGGGCCTGCGCCGCTACCTGACCTGGGTCACCAAGACCGGCGTCAGTTACGGCGCGCTGGCCACGCCGATCGCATTCCTGCTGTTCACGTTCTTCCTCGGCTTCGCGGTCATCCTCGGCGCCGAATTCAATGCCGCGGTCCAGGAATTCTGGCCCGCCCGCTCGACCCGCATCGACCAGGTCAAGGAATGGCTGTCGAACCAGCTCGGTGGCGACGCGTCCGACGACTCCGATACCGACTCGACCACCGATCCCGCGCCGGACCCGGCCGTCACGCCAGATCGCGCCCCCACTCCGCAGGCCGGAGCCGACTCGCCGAACCTGGCGGCCCCCTCGAAACGCAGCCCCGGGGCAGCGCAGGCAGCATCGACACAGCGAAACCCCCGAACCCACGTGGAGTTCAGGGGCCGATAA
- a CDS encoding DUF3039 domain-containing protein, which produces MESVSSDTLVRPDTTTDETTSDDTPKFFHYVKKEKIAESAVMGTHVVALCGEVFPVTRSAKPGSPVCPDCKKVYDGLRKGD; this is translated from the coding sequence ATGGAATCCGTGAGTAGTGACACTCTGGTTCGCCCGGATACGACCACCGACGAGACGACGAGCGACGACACCCCGAAGTTCTTCCACTACGTGAAGAAGGAGAAGATCGCCGAGAGCGCCGTGATGGGCACCCACGTGGTCGCCCTCTGTGGTGAGGTCTTCCCGGTGACCCGCTCGGCGAAGCCTGGTTCGCCGGTCTGCCCCGACTGCAAGAAGGTCTACGACGGCCTGCGCAAGGGCGACTGA
- a CDS encoding DUF3099 domain-containing protein, translating to MQQYGDTPDADDIGSGDRPDVTVPTPPPRKSAGYFPGNDDKHPVLITEAAPSLEDQHRARVRRYTIIMAFRIPCLILAAIAYSMFSSALISILIIAASIPLPWIAVLIANDRPPRRKDEPSRWDRPHNAIESRPHNAIDS from the coding sequence ATGCAGCAGTACGGCGACACCCCCGACGCCGACGACATCGGCAGCGGTGATCGCCCGGACGTGACAGTGCCGACACCACCACCGCGCAAATCCGCCGGTTACTTCCCTGGCAACGATGACAAACACCCGGTGCTGATCACCGAGGCGGCACCGTCGCTGGAAGACCAGCACCGCGCCAGGGTCCGCCGCTACACCATCATCATGGCCTTCCGCATCCCCTGTCTGATCCTGGCGGCGATCGCCTACAGCATGTTCAGCAGCGCCCTGATCTCCATCCTGATCATCGCCGCCTCCATTCCCCTGCCCTGGATCGCGGTCCTGATCGCCAACGATCGCCCCCCGCGCCGCAAGGACGAACCCAGCCGCTGGGACCGCCCCCACAACGCCATCGAATCCCGCCCCCACAACGCCATCGACAGCTGA
- a CDS encoding MFS transporter, which produces MTELRTPPVAGPVDAPTRRLHPAWIVAAVGFIALLGAAAFRSVPSVLLDPLHEEFGWSHGTIGAAVSLNLLLYGLISPFAAALMDRFGIRRVVACALVLVAAGSGLTVFMTQPWHLMATWGLLVGIGVGSMSMPFVATITGRWFVRQRGLVTGVLTAAGATGQLIFLPVVSAVAHAHGWRVPSVIVACVALAVVPLVLLFIRDFPSDAGVSAYGAEPGSTVGLRVPATGGASRALTVLATIARKPGFWLLAGGFAICGASTNGLVGTHFVSAAHDHSMPPTTAAGLLALVGIFDVAGTIFSGWLTDRVDPRYLLVGYYTLRGLSLLILPSLFAPDTQPSMWVFIIFYGLDWIATVPPTVTLCRELFGADGPVAFGWVFASHQIGSAIAATGAGVIRDVQGSYNLAWYIAGALCAAAALMSAGIRRHA; this is translated from the coding sequence GTGACCGAACTGCGGACGCCCCCGGTGGCGGGACCTGTCGATGCCCCGACACGGCGGCTGCACCCCGCCTGGATCGTCGCCGCTGTCGGCTTCATCGCCCTGCTCGGCGCGGCCGCGTTCCGTTCGGTGCCGAGTGTGCTGCTGGATCCGCTGCACGAGGAGTTCGGCTGGTCACACGGCACCATCGGGGCCGCGGTATCGCTGAATCTGCTGTTGTACGGGCTGATTTCACCGTTCGCGGCGGCGCTGATGGATCGATTCGGCATCCGCCGGGTGGTGGCGTGCGCGCTGGTGCTGGTCGCGGCGGGCAGCGGGCTCACCGTATTCATGACCCAGCCTTGGCATTTGATGGCGACCTGGGGGCTGTTGGTCGGTATCGGCGTCGGATCGATGTCGATGCCGTTCGTGGCGACGATCACCGGCCGCTGGTTCGTGCGCCAGCGCGGACTGGTGACCGGTGTGCTCACCGCGGCGGGCGCGACCGGGCAGCTGATCTTCCTGCCGGTGGTGTCCGCGGTGGCGCACGCGCACGGTTGGCGGGTGCCCTCGGTGATTGTCGCGTGCGTCGCGCTGGCGGTGGTGCCGCTGGTATTGCTGTTCATTCGCGACTTCCCCAGTGACGCGGGTGTTTCCGCGTACGGCGCGGAACCGGGCAGCACGGTCGGGCTCCGGGTGCCCGCGACCGGCGGCGCGTCCCGCGCGCTGACCGTATTGGCCACGATCGCGCGCAAGCCCGGATTCTGGCTGCTCGCAGGCGGCTTCGCGATCTGCGGCGCCTCGACAAACGGCCTGGTCGGCACGCATTTCGTCAGTGCCGCACACGATCACAGCATGCCGCCGACGACCGCGGCGGGCCTGCTGGCACTGGTCGGGATCTTCGATGTGGCGGGCACCATCTTTTCCGGCTGGCTCACCGACCGTGTCGATCCCCGCTATCTGCTGGTCGGCTACTACACCCTGCGCGGTCTGTCGCTGCTCATCCTGCCGTCGCTGTTCGCGCCGGATACCCAGCCGAGCATGTGGGTGTTCATCATCTTCTACGGCCTGGACTGGATCGCCACGGTCCCGCCGACGGTCACACTCTGCCGCGAACTCTTCGGCGCGGACGGTCCGGTCGCCTTCGGCTGGGTTTTCGCCTCGCACCAGATCGGTTCCGCCATCGCGGCGACCGGAGCGGGCGTCATCCGCGACGTCCAGGGCTCCTACAACCTCGCCTGGTACATCGCCGGAGCCCTCTGCGCCGCAGCGGCTTTGATGTCCGCGGGCATCCGCCGCCACGCCTGA
- a CDS encoding VOC family protein has product MIRWVWAFLDRPAQRFDECTTFWSTITGTQLSPRRGENDEFLTLLPDPALFAAAGVKMQAVTGLSGVHLDLDVDDVAAAVRIALDLDADLVANHKSYAVLRSPGGQIFCFTPSGRAKATPTPAFRAPDGTLTRLDQVCLDIGPTDHAAETRFWTILTSWDLVQGRLPEFARLRAKEPMPVQLLLQRLGEDRPAGAHIDLSSADIDATAAWHQSLGASLIERHQHWIVMSDPADAPYCITSRDPNGV; this is encoded by the coding sequence ATGATTCGGTGGGTCTGGGCCTTCCTCGACCGCCCGGCACAACGTTTCGACGAATGTACGACGTTCTGGTCGACGATCACCGGCACCCAGCTCTCGCCCCGGCGCGGTGAGAACGACGAATTCCTCACTCTCCTACCGGATCCCGCACTCTTCGCGGCTGCGGGCGTCAAGATGCAGGCGGTGACCGGACTCAGCGGTGTGCACCTCGATCTCGACGTCGACGACGTCGCGGCCGCGGTCCGTATCGCACTCGACCTCGACGCCGATCTGGTCGCCAACCACAAGAGCTACGCCGTATTGCGCTCACCGGGCGGTCAGATCTTCTGCTTCACCCCGAGCGGCCGCGCCAAAGCCACACCCACACCGGCGTTTCGCGCCCCCGACGGCACCCTGACCCGCCTCGACCAGGTCTGCCTCGATATCGGCCCCACCGACCATGCCGCCGAAACCCGCTTCTGGACCATCCTCACCAGCTGGGACCTGGTGCAGGGCCGCCTGCCCGAATTCGCCCGCCTGCGCGCGAAAGAGCCGATGCCCGTACAACTTCTGCTGCAGCGCCTCGGCGAGGACCGACCGGCCGGCGCGCACATCGACCTGTCCTCCGCCGACATCGACGCGACGGCGGCCTGGCACCAATCCCTCGGTGCCTCCCTGATCGAGCGCCACCAACACTGGATCGTGATGTCCGATCCGGCCGACGCGCCGTACTGCATCACCAGTCGCGACCCGAACGGCGTCTGA
- a CDS encoding DUF7782 domain-containing protein — MPTNRTTTGSLLTALCPDLRTALTRVGYDADTLLEVLGADVHAALGRSEPVPVRRAARAAGALGTLIRLLLLGDLLPEPEVAAALAPLEVDRAVAAGLLTRDGGDVRAALDLRPLDAGEGTRWILSDLDDSMRRRTLTEDHVLGVGHASLSLLRATPTRRVGSVLDLGTGCGVQAVHGAAYADRVTATDVNTRALWLAEATAALNELDIELLEGSWFEPVTGRRFDQVVANPPFVVGPARIEHTYRDSGLALDGASELVISQAPDLLAPGGTAAMLAAWVHVDGEDWRQRVSSWLPAHGVDAWVVQRDVADPALYVGTWLRDAGSDPRDPDAQARAEQWLDAFTASDVEGIGFGFVYLRAIDGPTEVLAEDLTHGFDDPLGHEATKYFARSAWLRRAAAAENLAWSAHFVVDPATALERVYLHGEDGWTQQVARLHRGDGPRWQHEVDESTIALVAGMRADGLPLEELIELLALAHGSDEVTQEFAADALSVVAGLVRHGLVRPV; from the coding sequence GTGCCTACCAACCGGACGACGACCGGATCGCTGCTCACCGCGTTGTGCCCCGACCTGCGGACCGCGCTGACCCGAGTCGGCTACGACGCCGACACGCTGCTGGAGGTGCTCGGCGCGGACGTGCACGCCGCGCTCGGCCGCTCCGAACCGGTCCCGGTGCGCCGGGCCGCGCGTGCGGCCGGGGCGCTGGGCACCCTGATCCGCCTGTTGCTGCTCGGTGACCTACTGCCGGAACCGGAGGTCGCGGCGGCGCTGGCCCCGCTGGAGGTCGATCGCGCGGTGGCGGCGGGACTGCTGACCCGCGACGGCGGCGATGTGCGCGCGGCCCTGGATCTGCGCCCACTGGACGCGGGCGAGGGCACCCGCTGGATTCTGTCCGACCTCGACGATTCGATGCGCAGACGCACCCTCACCGAGGACCACGTGCTCGGTGTCGGTCACGCCTCGCTCTCGCTGCTGCGCGCCACCCCGACCCGCCGTGTCGGTTCGGTCCTCGACCTCGGCACGGGCTGCGGCGTCCAGGCCGTGCACGGCGCCGCCTACGCGGACCGGGTGACCGCCACCGACGTGAACACCCGCGCACTGTGGCTGGCCGAGGCGACAGCCGCACTCAACGAACTCGATATCGAACTGCTGGAAGGTTCGTGGTTCGAGCCGGTGACTGGTCGCCGCTTCGACCAGGTCGTGGCCAATCCGCCGTTCGTCGTCGGCCCCGCCCGCATCGAGCACACCTATCGTGACTCCGGCCTCGCCCTCGACGGCGCAAGCGAATTGGTGATCTCCCAGGCCCCGGATCTGCTCGCGCCCGGCGGCACCGCCGCCATGCTCGCGGCCTGGGTACATGTGGACGGCGAGGACTGGCGCCAACGGGTCTCCTCCTGGCTGCCCGCGCACGGCGTCGACGCCTGGGTGGTGCAGCGCGATGTGGCCGATCCCGCCCTCTATGTCGGAACCTGGTTGCGCGACGCGGGTTCGGATCCGCGCGATCCGGACGCACAGGCCCGCGCCGAACAGTGGCTCGACGCGTTCACCGCCTCCGACGTCGAGGGCATCGGCTTCGGCTTCGTCTACCTGCGCGCCATCGATGGCCCCACCGAGGTACTCGCCGAGGATCTCACCCACGGCTTCGACGACCCATTGGGCCACGAAGCCACCAAGTATTTCGCGCGCTCGGCCTGGTTGCGCCGCGCCGCCGCTGCGGAAAACCTCGCGTGGTCCGCACATTTCGTGGTCGATCCGGCCACCGCGCTGGAGCGGGTCTACCTGCACGGCGAGGACGGCTGGACGCAGCAGGTCGCGCGGCTGCACCGCGGCGACGGCCCGCGCTGGCAGCACGAGGTGGATGAGTCCACCATCGCACTCGTGGCGGGAATGCGTGCCGACGGTTTGCCGTTGGAAGAATTGATCGAACTGCTGGCGCTCGCCCACGGATCAGACGAGGTGACCCAGGAGTTCGCGGCCGACGCATTATCCGTGGTGGCCGGGTTGGTTCGCCACGGTTTGGTGCGACCGGTGTAA
- a CDS encoding sigma-70 family RNA polymerase sigma factor, translated as MTSPATTRVRASDSDLDAQSPAADLVRVYLNGIGRTALLTAADEVELARRIEAGLYAQHLLETGKRLSATRKRDLAIIVREGQSARAHLLEANLRLVVSLAKRYTGRGMPLLDLIQEGNLGLIRAMEKFDYAKGFKFSTYATWWIRQAITRGMADQSRTIRLPVHLVEQVNKLARIKRELHQQLGREATDAELANESGIPVDKISDLLDHSRDPVSLDMPVGNDEEAPLGDFIEDSEATSAESAVIAGLLHHDVRSVLATLDEREQQVIRLRFGLDDGQPRTLDQIGKLFGLSRERVRQIEREVMSKLRKGERADRLRAYAS; from the coding sequence ATGACAAGCCCCGCCACCACTCGAGTGCGCGCCAGCGATTCCGACCTCGACGCCCAGAGCCCTGCCGCCGACCTGGTACGCGTGTACCTGAACGGGATCGGCCGTACCGCACTGCTCACGGCAGCCGACGAGGTCGAGCTGGCCAGGCGTATCGAGGCGGGCCTCTATGCGCAGCATCTGCTGGAGACCGGCAAACGGCTGTCGGCCACCCGCAAGCGCGATCTGGCCATTATCGTCCGCGAGGGCCAGTCCGCTCGCGCGCATTTGCTCGAAGCCAACCTCCGGCTCGTGGTTTCGCTCGCCAAGCGCTACACCGGCCGCGGCATGCCGCTGCTGGATCTGATCCAAGAGGGCAACCTCGGCCTGATCAGGGCGATGGAGAAGTTCGATTACGCCAAGGGCTTCAAGTTCTCCACCTATGCCACCTGGTGGATCCGGCAGGCCATCACCCGCGGTATGGCCGATCAGAGCCGCACCATTCGCCTGCCTGTGCATTTGGTCGAGCAGGTCAACAAGCTGGCCAGGATCAAGCGCGAACTGCATCAGCAGCTCGGCCGCGAGGCCACCGACGCGGAGCTGGCCAACGAGTCCGGCATCCCGGTCGACAAGATCTCCGATCTGCTCGACCACAGCCGCGACCCGGTAAGCCTGGACATGCCGGTCGGCAACGATGAAGAGGCCCCGCTGGGCGATTTCATCGAGGACTCCGAGGCCACCTCGGCCGAGTCCGCGGTGATCGCTGGACTGCTGCACCACGATGTGCGCAGCGTGCTCGCCACCCTGGACGAGCGTGAGCAGCAGGTCATCCGGTTGCGCTTCGGCCTGGACGACGGCCAGCCGCGCACCCTCGATCAGATCGGCAAGCTCTTCGGGCTCTCCCGCGAGCGGGTGCGCCAGATCGAGCGCGAGGTCATGTCCAAGCTGCGCAAGGGTGAGCGGGCCGATCGCCTGCGCGCCTACGCGAGCTGA
- a CDS encoding LacI family DNA-binding transcriptional regulator: MQGPTLRDVASAAGVHTATASRALNPNARALVHPDTARRVLRAAESLGYRPNPIVRSLKTTKSGTIGLVIPDLTNPLFPPIVRGIEDVLAPAGYSTLIVDTNDRPDREQAQIASLRSRRADGLIIATALLDHPLLRELGEQGVATVLVNRRTDGLDVGSVSANDAAGIGLAVEHLVDLGHRRIIHLAGPQTTSTGVDRLRAFRTAVREHGLDDSCRIVLCDRWTEDAGARALRTALDSGAPFTAVVAGSDLIALGCYEVFAEREITCPTDINVVGFNGIPFLDKLCPPLTTINIPHHDIGREAARMLLESIAEPNRTPRSVLLPPSLVVRGSTAPPRP, encoded by the coding sequence ATGCAGGGACCGACGCTCCGCGATGTGGCCTCCGCGGCGGGTGTGCATACCGCGACGGCCTCACGCGCACTGAATCCGAACGCTCGCGCGTTGGTGCATCCGGATACCGCACGTCGGGTACTGCGGGCGGCGGAATCGCTCGGTTACCGGCCGAATCCGATTGTCCGGAGTTTGAAGACCACGAAGTCGGGCACCATCGGGCTGGTCATCCCCGACCTCACCAACCCACTGTTCCCACCCATCGTGCGCGGCATCGAGGATGTTCTGGCCCCTGCTGGTTACAGCACCCTCATCGTTGATACCAACGACCGTCCCGACCGCGAGCAGGCTCAGATCGCCTCGCTGCGCTCGCGCCGAGCCGATGGTCTGATCATCGCCACCGCCCTGCTCGATCACCCGCTGCTGCGGGAGCTGGGCGAGCAGGGCGTGGCCACGGTCCTCGTGAACCGCCGCACCGACGGCCTCGACGTCGGGTCGGTCTCAGCCAATGACGCGGCCGGAATCGGTCTCGCCGTCGAACATCTCGTCGACCTCGGCCACCGTCGAATCATCCACCTCGCGGGCCCGCAGACGACCTCCACCGGCGTGGACCGCCTGCGTGCCTTCCGAACCGCCGTCCGCGAGCACGGTCTCGACGACTCCTGCCGAATCGTGCTGTGCGACAGATGGACCGAGGACGCCGGAGCCCGAGCCCTGCGCACCGCACTCGATTCCGGCGCACCGTTCACCGCCGTGGTCGCCGGAAGCGATCTGATCGCCCTCGGCTGCTACGAGGTCTTCGCCGAACGCGAGATCACCTGTCCGACCGACATCAACGTCGTCGGCTTCAACGGCATCCCCTTCCTCGACAAGCTCTGTCCCCCGCTGACCACGATCAATATCCCGCACCACGATATCGGCCGAGAAGCCGCCCGCATGCTCCTCGAATCGATCGCCGAACCCAACCGCACCCCCCGCTCCGTACTCTTGCCACCCTCCTTGGTGGTCCGCGGCTCGACCGCCCCACCACGCCCCTGA